A genomic segment from Gammaproteobacteria bacterium encodes:
- the folK gene encoding 2-amino-4-hydroxy-6-hydroxymethyldihydropteridine diphosphokinase, whose translation MGSNVQPEHYIAMALRALEQHYGPLRRSTAYRNAAVGFDGDDFLNLVIAFDTSEDVQSVSATLARIEQQCGRERSGIRFAPRTMDCDLLMYGSRVFNDPDFRLPRAEILQHAFILRPLAELAGNVVHPVEKRSLADLWRDSALQDHAMQPVDLRW comes from the coding sequence ATCGGCAGCAACGTGCAGCCGGAGCACTACATTGCGATGGCGTTACGCGCACTGGAACAACACTATGGCCCGTTGCGCCGTTCGACCGCCTATCGCAATGCCGCTGTGGGTTTTGACGGCGACGATTTTCTCAACCTGGTTATCGCATTTGATACCAGCGAAGACGTGCAATCGGTATCGGCAACACTGGCTCGCATCGAGCAGCAGTGTGGTCGCGAACGCAGTGGCATTCGTTTTGCTCCGCGCACGATGGACTGCGACCTGCTGATGTACGGCAGCCGGGTATTCAACGACCCGGACTTCAGATTACCGCGAGCGGAAATACTGCAACACGCTTTTATCCTGCGCCCGCTTGCGGAGCTCGCCGGCAACGTGGTGCACCCGGTCGAGAAACGCAGCCTGGCCGACCTGTGGCGCGACAGCGCATTGCAGGATCACGCGATGCAGCCAGTGGACCTGCGATGGTAA